Proteins encoded together in one Aureimonas sp. SA4125 window:
- a CDS encoding HipA domain-containing protein — protein MPGAIKPVVAGRLARYGVRLVFNYGRGYLARADAVPLYLPELPLEPGELPLPAGLSMPSAIRDAASDAWGRRVIVNRRFGSKRGDIDIGQLDELTYLLDSGSDRIGALDFQRSATDYVPRETRAASLEELLTSAERVESGQPITPELDLALFHGSSLGGARPKAMIEERTSKSIAKFSSRTDVFNVVKGEFVAMRLAAACGLDVAAVRLVSAAGKDVLLVERFDREVSSEGWRRKAMVSALTLFGLDEMMARYASYEDFAEIIRRRFPEPTKTLRELYARLVFNILCGNTDDHARNHAAFWNGKSLSLTPAYDICPQGRAGNEASQAMLIMGQDRRSRLSTCLAAAPMFRLRADEALHLIEKQILTIVDRWTTVCDDAGLSVVDRNVMWRRQFLNPVIFENAPAQIADLVT, from the coding sequence ATGCCGGGAGCGATCAAGCCCGTCGTCGCGGGCCGGCTTGCCCGGTACGGAGTGCGCCTCGTCTTCAACTATGGCCGCGGTTATCTCGCGCGAGCCGATGCAGTGCCCCTCTATCTGCCGGAGCTTCCGCTGGAGCCGGGTGAGCTGCCGCTGCCGGCTGGCCTCTCGATGCCGAGCGCGATCCGGGATGCCGCCTCGGATGCCTGGGGACGCCGCGTCATCGTCAACCGGCGGTTCGGCTCAAAACGCGGCGACATCGATATCGGGCAGCTCGACGAACTCACCTACCTCCTCGACTCCGGTTCCGACCGGATCGGCGCTTTGGATTTTCAGAGATCGGCGACAGACTACGTGCCGCGAGAGACGAGGGCCGCGTCACTCGAGGAACTCCTGACCTCTGCGGAACGCGTCGAATCCGGTCAGCCGATCACTCCCGAACTCGATCTGGCGTTGTTCCACGGGAGTTCCCTCGGCGGCGCGCGCCCGAAGGCGATGATCGAGGAGAGAACGTCCAAGTCGATCGCCAAATTCTCTTCCCGGACCGACGTGTTCAACGTCGTGAAAGGTGAGTTCGTCGCAATGCGGCTTGCCGCGGCGTGCGGCCTCGACGTTGCCGCTGTGCGTCTCGTCTCGGCCGCCGGCAAGGACGTCCTTCTCGTCGAACGCTTCGACCGGGAGGTCTCTTCCGAAGGATGGCGGCGAAAGGCCATGGTGTCGGCACTGACGCTGTTCGGCCTTGATGAGATGATGGCCCGTTATGCCAGCTACGAAGACTTTGCCGAAATCATCCGCCGTCGTTTCCCCGAGCCGACAAAAACCCTTCGCGAGCTCTATGCGCGCCTAGTCTTCAACATTCTCTGCGGCAATACCGATGACCATGCCCGCAATCACGCGGCTTTCTGGAACGGCAAGTCGCTCAGCCTGACGCCCGCCTACGACATATGTCCGCAGGGTCGTGCGGGGAACGAGGCGAGCCAGGCCATGCTGATCATGGGGCAGGATCGGCGAAGCCGGCTAAGCACATGTCTTGCCGCGGCCCCGATGTTTCGGCTTCGCGCGGATGAGGCATTGCACCTGATCGAAAAACAGATTCTCACGATTGTCGACCGCTGGACCACGGTTTGTGACGATGCCGGTTTGAGCGTGGTCGATCGCAACGTGATGTGGCGCCGGCAATTTCTCAATCCGGTCATTTTCGAAAATGCGCCCGCGCAGATCGCAGATCTTGTCACATAG
- a CDS encoding DUF3991 and TOPRIM domain-containing protein, with the protein MEKWDIEDLRGRVPCAAVLERAGFAIDVKESTRRAVKHRRAAEIVIVIHEGRGWFDPLSDAKGDIFSLVMHLVSVDFPEALTRIADLVGFLPSEPAWRGQLGRGKPKASISERWRARARPSRSSATWRYLSEVRFLPEDILRAALAQNLLREGPKGSMWAAHTGEGDAVTGWEERGPDWRGFSAGGAKTLFRFGAIDAFRFCVTEAAIDAMSLAAIERMREDTLYLSTGGGWSPAAADAIRALVACPVPRPRAQLVAATDGSCPSTWWKLSVAEAAPFQATSVEICSGFAVLPMAMRSAMGSVCM; encoded by the coding sequence ATGGAAAAATGGGACATCGAGGATTTGCGCGGCCGTGTACCCTGCGCGGCGGTTCTGGAAAGGGCCGGTTTTGCGATCGATGTGAAGGAGAGTACGCGCCGCGCGGTGAAACACCGGCGCGCCGCCGAGATCGTCATCGTCATCCATGAGGGGCGCGGCTGGTTCGATCCTCTGTCCGACGCCAAGGGCGACATCTTCTCGCTGGTGATGCATCTCGTGAGCGTCGATTTCCCGGAGGCGCTGACGCGGATCGCCGATCTCGTCGGATTCTTGCCAAGTGAGCCCGCCTGGCGAGGACAGCTGGGCAGGGGCAAGCCGAAAGCATCCATATCAGAACGCTGGCGCGCGCGAGCGCGACCGTCGCGCAGCTCGGCAACCTGGCGGTATCTGTCGGAAGTGCGCTTCCTCCCCGAGGATATTCTTCGCGCCGCGCTCGCCCAGAATCTCCTTCGCGAAGGGCCGAAGGGCTCGATGTGGGCCGCACATACCGGTGAGGGCGATGCCGTGACCGGCTGGGAAGAGCGTGGCCCCGACTGGCGCGGCTTTTCCGCCGGTGGCGCGAAAACTCTCTTTCGTTTCGGAGCTATCGACGCCTTCCGCTTCTGCGTCACGGAGGCCGCGATCGACGCCATGAGCCTCGCCGCGATCGAGCGCATGCGCGAGGATACGCTCTATCTCAGCACGGGCGGAGGCTGGTCTCCGGCGGCAGCGGACGCAATTCGGGCGCTCGTCGCATGTCCCGTTCCGCGTCCCCGCGCGCAGCTCGTTGCGGCGACTGATGGGTCGTGTCCGTCAACGTGGTGGAAATTGAGTGTAGCTGAAGCGGCTCCGTTTCAGGCGACTTCGGTGGAAATCTGTTCGGGTTTTGCAGTGTTGCCCATGGCCATGAGGTCGGCCATGGGTTCGGTCTGCATGTAG
- a CDS encoding IS256 family transposase, producing MTEDRLPLAELFAKAGDGDFLRTIAESVMQLLMEVDVEGMIGAGRHERTQERATYRNGYRDRSLDTRLGSLQLRIPKLRQGSYFPPFLEPRKLSEKALVAVIQEAWISGVSTRRVDDLVQAMGLSGIGKSTVSKLCKDIDERVGGFLDRPLTGDWPYLWLDATYLKQREGGRIVSVAAIIAVAVNTDGKREIVGLHIGPSEAETFWSSFLKSLVRRGLSGVKLVISDAHEGLKAAIRRVFSASWQRCRVHWMRNALSYVPKAQQSMAAAALRQAFAQPDRASASQALRHVADQLRGKCPKLGAFIDNSETDVLAHMDFPSQHRTRIHSTNSLERLNKEVKRRADVVGIFPNEGSIIRLIGAVLLEANDEWQIQNRYMQTEPMADLMAMGNTAKPEQISTEVA from the coding sequence ATGACCGAGGACAGACTACCGCTTGCCGAGCTTTTTGCGAAAGCCGGGGACGGCGATTTCCTGAGAACGATAGCCGAGAGCGTGATGCAGCTCCTTATGGAGGTCGACGTTGAAGGCATGATCGGCGCCGGGCGCCACGAACGGACGCAGGAACGGGCGACTTATCGCAATGGCTACCGCGACCGCTCGCTCGACACGCGGCTCGGCTCGTTGCAGCTTCGGATACCCAAGCTTCGGCAGGGCAGCTACTTCCCGCCGTTCCTGGAGCCGAGAAAGCTCTCGGAGAAGGCCTTGGTTGCCGTCATTCAGGAAGCTTGGATCAGCGGCGTTTCCACCCGGCGGGTCGACGATCTGGTACAGGCCATGGGGCTGTCGGGGATCGGCAAGAGCACCGTATCGAAGCTGTGCAAAGACATCGACGAACGCGTCGGCGGCTTCCTCGACCGTCCTCTCACTGGCGACTGGCCCTACCTCTGGCTGGATGCGACCTACCTGAAGCAGCGCGAGGGTGGACGCATCGTTTCGGTCGCCGCCATAATCGCCGTGGCCGTGAACACGGACGGCAAGCGCGAGATCGTCGGCCTTCACATCGGCCCCTCGGAAGCGGAGACGTTTTGGTCGAGCTTCCTCAAGAGCCTCGTGCGCCGCGGCCTGTCCGGCGTGAAGCTCGTGATCTCGGATGCTCACGAAGGGCTGAAAGCCGCCATTCGCCGGGTGTTCAGCGCCTCCTGGCAGCGCTGCCGGGTGCATTGGATGCGCAACGCCCTGTCGTATGTCCCGAAGGCGCAGCAGAGCATGGCGGCGGCCGCGCTGCGCCAAGCCTTCGCCCAGCCCGATCGTGCTAGCGCCAGCCAGGCGCTGCGCCACGTCGCCGACCAGCTTCGGGGAAAGTGTCCAAAGCTCGGGGCCTTCATCGACAACAGCGAGACCGACGTGCTGGCGCACATGGATTTTCCCAGTCAGCACCGGACCCGGATCCATTCGACGAATTCCCTGGAGCGCCTGAACAAGGAGGTGAAGCGGCGTGCCGACGTCGTCGGAATCTTCCCGAACGAGGGATCCATCATCCGGCTCATCGGCGCCGTCCTTCTCGAGGCCAACGACGAATGGCAGATCCAGAACCGCTACATGCAGACCGAACCCATGGCCGACCTCATGGCCATGGGCAACACTGCAAAACCCGAACAGATTTCCACCGAAGTCGCCTGA
- a CDS encoding toprim domain-containing protein — protein sequence MSEFPPRARTLPTDANTQGEAFAFRLRAIAEAADCDWLRLKPSAEDWNEVLRTRVMEKRRTRRKGNPTAAWPPSASRVTLRPALPALDPAGRNGGRTGGVRKG from the coding sequence ATGTCGGAATTTCCACCACGAGCGCGGACACTACCGACTGATGCCAACACCCAAGGCGAGGCCTTTGCCTTCAGACTGCGGGCCATCGCGGAAGCTGCGGATTGCGATTGGCTGCGGCTCAAGCCCTCGGCTGAGGATTGGAACGAGGTGCTGAGGACGAGGGTGATGGAGAAGCGGAGAACAAGAAGGAAAGGAAACCCGACTGCCGCATGGCCGCCGTCCGCATCAAGGGTGACGCTTCGCCCGGCTCTGCCGGCCCTTGACCCTGCCGGACGGAATGGCGGCCGCACAGGAGGGGTCCGGAAGGGCTGA
- a CDS encoding IS3 family transposase (programmed frameshift) gives MAKTQRRFTKEFEEEAVRLVETSGRTQREIAEDLGVGLSTLRRWIDKRRDALIESPPPDRVEDMAAEMKRLRRENEILRQERGILKKANGFFRPGGKSVRFELIDAAKEEFPVQRLCKVLGVSSSGYFAWKDRPACRRQQRDMVLLAHVRSAFRLSNGTYGSPRMRHELQAEGIAIGRRRTARLMRENGLKARQKRRFKRTTDSLHAFPIAPNLLDQDFATERRDEKWGADISYVWTREGWLYLAVVIDLFARRVVGWAVSDRLHKELALEALRKALVLRRPKTGLIHHSDRGSQYCSIDYQAELRRYDVLISMSGKGNCYDNAMVETFFKTLKSELVWRTVFQTRTEAKAAIGRYIDSFYNPVRRHSALDFISPVQFERLAAA, from the exons ATGGCGAAGACACAGCGACGATTTACGAAGGAATTCGAGGAGGAAGCCGTCCGTCTGGTTGAGACGAGCGGCCGGACGCAGCGCGAGATCGCGGAGGACCTTGGCGTTGGGCTATCGACACTGCGGCGCTGGATCGACAAGCGGCGCGACGCCTTGATAGAAAGCCCGCCTCCCGACCGCGTCGAGGACATGGCTGCGGAGATGAAGCGGCTGCGGCGGGAGAATGAGATCCTTCGTCAGGAGCGTGGCATCCTGAAGAAGGCGA ATGGCTTTTTTCGCCCGGGAGGGAAGTCGGTGAGGTTCGAACTCATCGATGCGGCGAAAGAAGAATTCCCCGTCCAGCGTCTCTGCAAGGTCCTCGGCGTCAGCTCGAGCGGCTATTTTGCATGGAAGGATCGACCGGCCTGCCGCCGGCAGCAGCGCGACATGGTGCTTCTGGCGCATGTCCGCTCGGCGTTTCGGTTGTCGAACGGCACCTATGGGAGTCCTCGCATGCGGCATGAACTCCAGGCCGAGGGGATCGCTATCGGGCGCCGTCGGACAGCGCGCCTGATGCGCGAGAACGGCCTCAAGGCCCGGCAGAAGCGGCGGTTCAAGCGAACGACGGACAGCCTGCACGCCTTCCCGATCGCGCCGAACCTCCTTGATCAGGACTTCGCGACCGAACGCCGGGACGAGAAGTGGGGAGCCGACATCTCCTATGTTTGGACGCGAGAGGGCTGGCTGTATCTCGCCGTCGTCATCGACCTGTTCGCCCGGCGCGTCGTCGGCTGGGCCGTCAGCGATCGTCTACACAAGGAGTTGGCTCTCGAGGCGCTCCGCAAGGCCCTCGTCCTGCGCCGCCCGAAAACCGGCCTGATCCATCATTCTGACCGCGGCAGCCAATATTGCTCGATCGACTATCAGGCCGAGCTACGCAGGTACGACGTGCTGATCTCGATGTCCGGCAAGGGCAACTGCTATGATAATGCGATGGTCGAGACCTTCTTCAAGACGTTGAAATCCGAGCTGGTCTGGCGCACCGTCTTCCAGACCAGGACCGAGGCGAAGGCGGCCATCGGCCGCTACATCGACAGCTTCTACAACCCCGTCCGGCGCCATTCCGCGCTCGACTTCATCAGCCCCGTCCAGTTCGAACGACTGGCCGCCGCGTAA
- a CDS encoding DEAD/DEAH box helicase family protein, translated as MADNAPFTIDLFGGSSLSSGLDLGLTAFSSVDARAGVANDDDPSPSPPAAAPAMPVGAAQRPEPVTPKGRGTNFHLTADRELARGWKERARANVAAIRLAGDIERQQRPANRTEQEQLIRFTGFGASDLANGMFRRPGEGGFRKDWDELGVELQDAVSTSDYASLARCTQYAHFTPEFIVRAMWAGLRRLGWRGGRVLEPGIGTGLFPALMPESLRDVSFVTGIELDPVTARIAGLLQPRARIIQGDFARTELPASFDLAIGNPPFSDRTVRSDSAYRSHGFRLHDFFIAKAIDRLKPGALAAFVTSSGTMDKADASAREHIAKTADLVGAIRLPEGSFRADAGTDVVVDILFFRKRKIGEPKRDLSWLELEEVRPATGDEGAIRVNRWFARHPDQVLGNHALASGPFGERYTCLPRAGEELEAALDAAILSLPEALYDGEPDAIDSDLEEELGDIAGGPAAETHVRVGSYFVDNRHGLMQIVDGAPITITVRKGRGTNGAVDGLPEKHVRIIQKLIPVRDAIRAVLKAQECDQPWREAQVKLRIAWSAFVRTFGPINHTTVSVSEDAETGEVRETHRQPNLAPFRDDPDCWLVASIEDYDLDTDTAKPGPIFTERVIAPPAPPVITSAADALAVVLNEIGSVDPDHIAELLHRDVEDVIAELGNAIFRDPAGGSWQTADAYLSGPVRDRLKAAESAAALDAAFARNVTALQAVQPADLRPSDITARLGAPWIPVSDVVAFVVEMMGAEIRIHHMPELVTWTVEAQQLGYSAAGTSVWGTDRRHAGQLLSDALNSSVPQIFDILREGESEKRVLNVVDTEAAKEKLQKIKTAFQSWVWSDPDRTDRLARVYNDRFNNIAPRAFDGSHLQLPGASGAFSLYGHQKRGIWRIVAAGSTYLAHAVGAGKTMTMAAAIMEQRRLGLIAKAMLVVPGHCLAQAAREFLALYPNARIFVADETNFTKDKRQRFLSRAATATWDAVIITHSAFRFISVPAAFESQMIDDQLALYESLMAKVDSEDRVSRKRLERLKEGLRERLVDLATRKDDLLTIGEIGVDQIIVDEAQEFRKLSFATNMSTLKGVDPNGSQRAWDLFVKSRFIETKNPGRALVLASGTPITNTLGEMFTAQRLMDRPALVARGLHEFDAWASTFGDTSTELELQPSGKYKPVTRFSQFVNVPELIAMFRSFADVVMPEDLRQYVKVPAVSTGRRRIVTAEATPAFRGYQRLLDARITAIEMRDRPPQPGDDILLSVITDGRHAAIDLRLVDPEMDNEAGNKLNLLIANTFRIWQETAENAYVRSDGKPYELPGAAQMIFSDLGTIGVEKSRGFSAYRWIRDELVRSGIPAAEIAFMQDYKKSEAKQRLFGDVRAGKVRILIGSSETMGTGVNAQLRLKALHHLDVPWLPSQIEQREGRIIRQGNQHQEVDIFAYATLGSMDSQMWQNNERKARFITAALSGDTSIRRLEDMGEGQASQFAMAKAIASGDERLMQKAGLEAEIARLDRLRAAHDDDQFAIRRQIRDAERDIEVSTRRIAEIGRDLERLIPTSGEAFAMTVTDKCFTERKLAGRALMKEILTLVQLSQEGDTAIAAIGGFDLAFSGERFGRDGYRYATMLLRTGDEHEVDLDMTVTPLGAVSRLEHALANFEGERDGHQVRLRDAERRLASYRSRVGEKFAFSAELTMKRDQLAEIEKALAADSAGAAERNSLAA; from the coding sequence ATGGCGGACAACGCCCCCTTCACCATCGACCTTTTCGGCGGCTCCTCGCTGTCGTCAGGGCTCGATCTCGGCCTCACGGCCTTTTCCAGCGTCGATGCCCGAGCTGGCGTAGCCAATGACGACGATCCCTCACCAAGTCCACCGGCGGCCGCACCGGCAATGCCGGTTGGCGCGGCCCAACGTCCCGAGCCGGTCACGCCGAAGGGCCGCGGTACCAACTTCCATCTCACCGCCGACCGCGAGCTTGCCAGGGGTTGGAAGGAGCGGGCCCGTGCCAACGTCGCTGCGATCCGGCTCGCCGGCGACATCGAGCGCCAGCAGAGACCCGCAAACCGTACCGAACAGGAGCAATTGATCCGCTTCACCGGCTTCGGCGCGTCGGATCTGGCGAACGGCATGTTCCGGCGGCCGGGGGAGGGCGGTTTCCGGAAAGACTGGGACGAACTCGGTGTCGAGCTGCAGGATGCTGTTTCGACGTCGGATTACGCCTCGCTCGCCCGGTGTACCCAATATGCCCACTTCACGCCGGAATTCATCGTCCGGGCGATGTGGGCCGGTCTCCGGCGCCTCGGCTGGCGGGGAGGGCGCGTGCTGGAGCCCGGAATCGGAACCGGCCTGTTCCCGGCGCTGATGCCTGAGAGCCTGCGCGACGTCTCCTTCGTCACCGGCATCGAGCTCGATCCGGTAACTGCACGCATTGCCGGGCTCTTGCAGCCGCGAGCCCGGATCATCCAGGGCGATTTCGCGCGCACCGAGCTGCCGGCGAGCTTCGACCTCGCCATAGGCAATCCACCGTTCTCCGACCGGACGGTGCGCAGCGACTCAGCCTATCGCAGCCATGGCTTCCGGCTGCACGACTTCTTTATCGCGAAGGCCATCGACCGGCTGAAGCCCGGCGCGCTCGCCGCCTTCGTCACATCGAGCGGCACGATGGACAAGGCCGATGCCAGCGCCCGCGAGCATATCGCGAAGACGGCTGACCTCGTCGGTGCGATCCGCCTGCCCGAGGGCAGCTTTCGCGCCGATGCCGGCACCGACGTCGTGGTGGACATCCTGTTCTTCCGCAAACGCAAGATCGGCGAACCGAAACGCGATCTCTCCTGGCTCGAACTCGAAGAGGTTCGTCCCGCGACCGGCGACGAGGGCGCAATCCGCGTCAACCGCTGGTTCGCGCGGCATCCCGATCAGGTGCTCGGGAATCACGCGCTGGCTTCGGGCCCCTTCGGCGAGCGCTATACCTGTCTGCCACGCGCCGGCGAGGAGCTGGAGGCTGCGCTCGATGCCGCGATCCTCTCGCTTCCGGAGGCCCTCTACGACGGCGAGCCCGACGCGATCGATTCCGATTTAGAGGAGGAACTGGGCGATATCGCAGGCGGGCCTGCTGCCGAGACGCATGTGCGCGTCGGCAGCTATTTCGTCGACAACCGTCATGGGCTGATGCAGATCGTCGATGGCGCGCCCATCACTATCACGGTCCGCAAGGGCCGAGGTACCAATGGTGCTGTCGATGGTTTGCCGGAGAAGCACGTCCGGATCATCCAGAAGCTGATTCCGGTCCGTGACGCGATCCGCGCCGTGCTGAAGGCCCAGGAATGCGACCAGCCCTGGCGCGAAGCGCAGGTGAAACTCCGCATCGCCTGGAGCGCCTTCGTCCGGACCTTCGGGCCGATAAATCACACCACCGTCTCCGTCAGCGAGGATGCCGAGACGGGCGAGGTGCGCGAGACGCACCGCCAGCCGAACCTTGCGCCCTTCCGCGACGATCCCGATTGCTGGCTCGTCGCCTCGATCGAGGACTACGATCTCGACACCGATACCGCGAAGCCCGGTCCGATCTTCACCGAACGGGTGATCGCCCCGCCGGCGCCGCCGGTCATCACCTCGGCTGCCGACGCGCTCGCCGTGGTTCTGAATGAAATTGGGTCTGTCGATCCCGATCATATCGCCGAACTGCTGCATCGGGACGTCGAGGATGTCATTGCCGAATTGGGCAATGCGATCTTCCGCGATCCGGCGGGCGGCTCCTGGCAGACGGCGGACGCCTATCTCTCCGGACCGGTGCGCGACAGGCTGAAGGCGGCGGAGAGTGCCGCGGCGCTCGATGCGGCCTTCGCGCGCAACGTCACGGCTTTGCAGGCCGTGCAGCCGGCGGATTTGCGTCCCTCCGACATCACCGCGCGCCTCGGAGCGCCGTGGATCCCGGTGAGCGATGTCGTCGCCTTCGTCGTGGAGATGATGGGCGCCGAGATCCGAATCCACCATATGCCGGAACTCGTGACCTGGACAGTCGAGGCGCAGCAACTCGGCTATAGTGCCGCCGGCACGTCGGTATGGGGCACCGATCGCCGCCATGCCGGCCAGCTTCTTTCCGATGCGTTGAACTCGTCAGTGCCGCAAATCTTCGACATCTTGAGAGAAGGCGAAAGCGAAAAGCGGGTGTTGAACGTCGTCGACACGGAAGCGGCGAAGGAGAAGCTGCAGAAGATCAAGACCGCCTTCCAGTCCTGGGTCTGGTCCGATCCCGACCGAACCGACCGGCTGGCGCGGGTCTACAACGACCGCTTCAACAATATCGCGCCGCGCGCCTTTGACGGCTCCCACCTGCAACTGCCCGGCGCGTCTGGCGCCTTTTCTCTTTATGGGCACCAGAAGCGCGGCATCTGGCGGATCGTCGCGGCAGGATCGACCTATCTCGCCCATGCCGTCGGCGCCGGCAAGACGATGACGATGGCGGCCGCCATCATGGAGCAGCGAAGGCTCGGCCTCATCGCCAAGGCCATGCTGGTCGTTCCCGGCCATTGCCTGGCGCAGGCCGCGCGCGAATTCCTCGCACTCTATCCGAACGCCCGCATCTTCGTCGCCGACGAGACGAACTTCACCAAGGACAAGCGCCAGCGCTTCCTGTCGCGCGCGGCAACCGCCACCTGGGATGCTGTTATCATCACCCATTCGGCCTTCCGCTTCATCTCCGTTCCTGCCGCCTTCGAAAGCCAGATGATCGACGACCAGCTGGCGCTCTACGAGAGCCTGATGGCGAAGGTCGACAGCGAGGACCGCGTCTCGCGCAAGCGACTCGAGAGGTTGAAGGAGGGCCTGAGGGAACGTCTCGTCGATCTCGCCACGCGTAAGGACGATCTTCTGACCATCGGCGAGATCGGCGTTGACCAGATCATCGTCGACGAGGCGCAGGAGTTTCGGAAACTCTCCTTCGCGACCAACATGTCGACGCTGAAGGGCGTCGATCCCAACGGCTCGCAGCGGGCCTGGGACCTGTTCGTGAAGTCGCGCTTCATTGAGACGAAGAATCCGGGCCGGGCGCTGGTGCTCGCCTCCGGCACGCCGATCACCAATACGCTCGGCGAGATGTTTACCGCGCAGCGGCTGATGGATCGTCCTGCACTCGTCGCGCGCGGCCTGCACGAGTTCGACGCCTGGGCGAGCACGTTCGGCGATACCTCGACCGAACTCGAGCTTCAGCCATCGGGCAAATACAAGCCGGTCACAAGGTTCAGCCAGTTCGTCAACGTTCCCGAGCTGATCGCCATGTTCCGGTCCTTCGCCGATGTGGTGATGCCCGAAGACCTGCGCCAATACGTCAAGGTGCCGGCGGTCTCGACGGGCAGGCGCCGGATCGTCACAGCCGAGGCGACGCCGGCATTCCGAGGCTACCAGCGCCTGCTCGATGCCCGCATCACCGCGATCGAAATGAGGGACCGGCCGCCGCAGCCGGGCGACGATATCCTGCTCTCGGTCATCACCGACGGGCGGCATGCGGCCATCGATCTTCGGCTCGTCGATCCGGAGATGGACAACGAGGCGGGCAACAAGCTCAATCTGCTGATCGCCAACACCTTTCGCATCTGGCAGGAGACGGCCGAGAACGCTTATGTCCGGTCCGATGGCAAGCCCTACGAGCTGCCCGGCGCCGCGCAGATGATCTTCTCCGATCTCGGCACGATCGGCGTCGAGAAAAGCCGGGGCTTCTCGGCCTACCGCTGGATCCGCGACGAACTCGTTCGCTCTGGCATCCCGGCCGCCGAGATCGCCTTCATGCAGGACTACAAGAAGTCCGAGGCCAAGCAGCGGCTGTTCGGCGACGTCAGGGCCGGCAAGGTGCGCATCCTGATCGGATCGTCGGAAACCATGGGCACCGGCGTCAACGCGCAACTCCGGCTGAAGGCGCTGCACCATCTCGACGTGCCCTGGCTTCCCTCGCAGATCGAGCAGCGCGAGGGCCGCATCATCCGCCAGGGCAATCAGCACCAGGAAGTCGATATCTTCGCCTACGCGACGCTCGGATCGATGGATTCGCAGATGTGGCAGAACAACGAGCGCAAGGCTCGCTTCATCACCGCCGCCCTCTCCGGCGACACGTCGATCCGCCGGCTGGAGGACATGGGCGAGGGGCAGGCCAGCCAGTTCGCCATGGCCAAGGCCATCGCGTCCGGCGACGAACGGCTGATGCAGAAGGCCGGGCTGGAGGCCGAGATCGCCCGTCTCGACCGGCTGCGCGCCGCGCATGACGACGATCAATTCGCCATCCGCCGTCAGATCCGGGATGCGGAACGCGACATCGAGGTCTCGACCCGCCGTATCGCCGAGATTGGCCGTGACCTCGAGCGGCTGATCCCGACCTCGGGCGAGGCCTTCGCGATGACGGTCACCGACAAGTGCTTCACCGAACGCAAGCTCGCCGGTCGCGCGTTGATGAAGGAAATCCTGACGCTCGTTCAGCTCAGCCAAGAGGGCGACACCGCCATCGCCGCTATCGGCGGTTTCGACCTCGCATTCTCCGGCGAGCGGTTCGGGCGCGACGGTTATCGCTACGCCACCATGCTACTTCGTACCGGCGACGAGCACGAAGTCGATCTCGACATGACGGTCACGCCGCTCGGCGCCGTCTCGCGGTTGGAACATGCGCTGGCAAACTTCGAAGGCGAGCGTGATGGTCATCAGGTTCGGCTGCGCGACGCTGAGCGCCGCCTTGCGTCCTACCGGTCGCGTGTTGGCGAGAAATTCGCCTTCTCTGCGGAACTGACGATGAAACGCGATCAACTGGCCGAGATCGAGAAGGCGCTTGCCGCGGATTCCGCGGGAGCGGCCGAGAGAAACTCGCTCGCCGCGTAA
- a CDS encoding type II toxin-antitoxin system MqsA family antitoxin, producing MVVSKHALPETMVSPETGETLRREVRSFVVAYKGEAITVALPGYYPADGGDGVHIGDDMAVVDAALRSMKERIEGLPSPATIRRVRAKLKLSQREAGYLLKVGENAFDKYERGLVEPSGPTSQLIRLLDRHPELIEELR from the coding sequence ATGGTGGTTTCGAAACATGCTTTGCCGGAGACGATGGTTTCCCCGGAAACCGGGGAAACATTGCGCCGTGAGGTGCGGTCCTTCGTCGTTGCCTACAAGGGCGAGGCCATCACCGTGGCGCTGCCCGGCTATTATCCGGCGGACGGCGGCGACGGCGTCCATATCGGCGACGACATGGCGGTTGTCGACGCGGCCCTGCGCTCCATGAAGGAAAGGATCGAGGGCCTTCCCTCGCCGGCGACGATCCGGCGAGTGCGCGCGAAACTGAAGCTGTCGCAGCGGGAAGCCGGCTATCTGCTGAAGGTCGGAGAGAATGCCTTCGACAAATACGAGCGGGGACTGGTCGAGCCGAGCGGCCCGACCAGCCAGTTAATACGTCTCCTCGACCGGCATCCGGAGCTGATCGAGGAATTGCGCTGA
- a CDS encoding type II toxin-antitoxin system MqsR family toxin yields the protein MEKQRPTYDLDAIKLALGSVGSLAMTTSALRDALALGFDRGGVVETIAGMDRGMFYKSMTTFADHRVWQDVYHVPARGMVLYVKFQADVITEFTVMSFKEK from the coding sequence ATGGAGAAACAACGTCCGACCTATGATCTCGATGCGATCAAACTGGCGCTCGGATCGGTCGGGTCGCTGGCGATGACAACGTCGGCCTTGCGGGACGCGCTGGCCTTGGGATTCGACCGCGGCGGGGTCGTCGAGACTATCGCGGGCATGGACCGAGGGATGTTCTACAAGTCGATGACGACGTTTGCCGATCATCGCGTCTGGCAGGACGTCTATCATGTCCCGGCGCGGGGCATGGTTTTGTATGTGAAGTTTCAGGCGGACGTTATCACCGAGTTCACGGTCATGTCGTTCAAGGAGAAATGA